Proteins found in one bacterium genomic segment:
- a CDS encoding glycosyltransferase, translating into MRIVHISSVHPPGDPRICYKECRSVARAGHEVHLVMAGAESLILEGVTIHSVARPRSRFDRVLRTVPGVLSVAKKLNPDWVHLHDPELMVGIPYLRAAGIRVVYDMHEDLPAQLRQKHWIPAVVRPLAAGIARTVERLLLPRCSVVYAEKSYGESRPWVTDSVEVLNFPILEDVRNIVAQARPAGLPWIGYIGSITRERGAFVMLQAAAELRRRGVEVGCLLIGGGPPRTMADLRDMAEKLELRHVEFPGYLAPADGLGMIAGCEVGAALLQPLPNYMDSYPTKLFEYMALGIPSVVSDFPLYRSIVERSGSGALVDPTDPVSVADAIASLLADPRISAEMGAAGRAAALESYSWESQVPQLLSLYVALGR; encoded by the coding sequence ATCTGCTACAAGGAATGTCGGTCGGTGGCCAGGGCGGGTCACGAAGTCCATCTGGTCATGGCCGGTGCAGAGAGTCTGATACTCGAAGGGGTGACGATCCACAGCGTGGCGCGACCTCGGTCGAGGTTCGATCGGGTCTTGAGAACGGTACCCGGCGTCTTGAGTGTCGCGAAAAAACTGAATCCGGATTGGGTCCATCTCCACGACCCCGAGTTGATGGTGGGCATCCCATACCTGCGGGCTGCGGGGATCCGCGTCGTCTACGACATGCATGAAGACCTGCCCGCGCAGCTGAGGCAGAAGCACTGGATCCCCGCCGTGGTGCGGCCTCTGGCGGCCGGCATCGCCCGGACCGTCGAGAGGCTGTTGTTGCCCCGGTGCTCCGTGGTATACGCCGAAAAGTCGTATGGGGAATCGCGTCCCTGGGTAACGGACAGTGTCGAGGTCCTGAATTTTCCGATCCTGGAGGATGTCCGCAACATCGTGGCGCAGGCAAGACCTGCAGGGCTACCCTGGATCGGCTATATCGGATCGATCACGCGGGAACGGGGCGCCTTCGTGATGCTTCAGGCAGCCGCCGAGTTGCGCCGTCGCGGAGTCGAGGTGGGGTGTCTCCTCATCGGAGGTGGGCCGCCCCGGACCATGGCGGACCTGAGGGATATGGCCGAGAAGCTGGAGCTGCGCCATGTCGAGTTTCCCGGCTATCTCGCCCCGGCGGACGGCCTCGGAATGATTGCGGGCTGTGAGGTCGGAGCCGCCCTCCTGCAGCCGCTTCCCAACTACATGGATTCCTACCCGACGAAGCTCTTCGAGTACATGGCGCTCGGGATTCCCTCGGTCGTGTCGGACTTTCCCCTGTACCGATCGATCGTCGAACGATCCGGGAGCGGTGCCCTCGTCGACCCGACCGACCCCGTGTCGGTCGCCGATGCGATCGCATCGCTGCTCGCGGATCCGCGGATATCGGCAGAGATGGGGGCGGCGGGGCGCGCAGCCGCATTGGAAAGCTACAGCTGGGAATCCCAAGTGCCGCAATTGCTTTCGCTCTATGTGGCCCTGGGCCGGTAG